A portion of the Aquicoccus sp. G2-2 genome contains these proteins:
- a CDS encoding alpha/beta fold hydrolase, which yields MTRVLQAGRKAPVSGVTRSVVVFLHGYGANGADLLGLADVLAEHLPDTLFVAPDAPEQCPGAPMGYQWFPIPWIDGSSEEVAERGMRAAVDDVNAFLDALLVDEDLLPEQMVLFGFSQGTMMSLHVAPRREDEIAGIVGFSGRLLEPELLVDEALSKPPVLLLHGDMDDVVPPQSLPEAADALQGAGFTAVYAHIMKGTGHGIAPDGLSVALAFMRDKLGL from the coding sequence ATGACACGGGTTTTGCAAGCGGGCCGCAAGGCGCCGGTTTCGGGTGTGACGCGCTCGGTCGTGGTGTTCCTGCACGGTTATGGCGCGAACGGGGCCGATCTTCTGGGGCTGGCTGATGTGTTGGCAGAGCATTTGCCCGATACGCTTTTTGTGGCACCCGATGCGCCGGAGCAATGCCCCGGTGCGCCGATGGGTTATCAGTGGTTCCCGATTCCGTGGATTGACGGGTCATCGGAAGAAGTGGCCGAGCGCGGGATGCGGGCGGCGGTTGATGATGTGAATGCGTTTCTGGATGCGCTTTTGGTTGATGAAGACCTGCTGCCCGAGCAGATGGTGCTTTTCGGGTTCAGCCAAGGCACCATGATGAGCCTGCACGTGGCCCCGAGGCGCGAAGACGAGATTGCGGGAATCGTGGGATTTTCCGGGCGGTTGCTGGAGCCTGAACTGCTGGTTGATGAAGCGCTGTCGAAACCGCCGGTTCTGTTGCTGCATGGCGATATGGATGACGTGGTGCCGCCGCAATCGCTGCCAGAGGCGGCAGATGCGTTACAGGGGGCCGGGTTTACGGCGGTTTATGCCCATATCATGAAGGGCACGGGCCACGGGATTGCCCCTGACGGGCTTTCGGTGGCGCTGGCTTTCATGCGCGACAAGTTGGGGCTGTAG
- a CDS encoding terminase family protein — MSEAELLALPYLFEFWAMDHQLPPEGDWRTWVIMGGRGAGKTRAGAEWVRAQVEGARAFDEGRCRRVALVGETVDQVREVMIFGESGIMACSPPDRRPEWQAGRKRLLWPNGAVAQVFSAHDPEGLRGPQFDGAWVDELAKWKRGQDTWDMLQFGLRLGESPQVCVTTTPRNVGILKTLLALPSTVVTSAPTQANAANLAASFLDEVKARYAGTRLGRQELEGVLLEDVEGALWTSAALEALRVEAAPELSRIVVAVDPPVTGHAGSDECGIVVVGAVTEGPVQDWRAYVLADKTVRAASPATWARAAITAMEQFGAEKLVAEVNQGGDLVESVIRQVDPLVPLKKVHAAKGKAARAEPVAALYEQGRVRHLRGALGDLEDQMCKMTTQGFEGKGSPDRVDALVWAMSDLMIEPGAKWRRPRVRTV, encoded by the coding sequence ATGAGTGAGGCGGAGCTGCTGGCGCTGCCTTATCTGTTTGAGTTCTGGGCGATGGACCATCAGTTGCCGCCAGAAGGCGATTGGCGGACTTGGGTGATCATGGGCGGGCGCGGTGCGGGCAAGACCCGTGCTGGTGCCGAGTGGGTGCGCGCACAGGTGGAAGGGGCGCGGGCTTTCGATGAGGGCCGCTGTCGGCGGGTGGCGCTGGTGGGAGAGACGGTCGATCAGGTGCGCGAAGTGATGATCTTTGGCGAAAGCGGGATCATGGCTTGTTCACCGCCAGACAGACGCCCGGAATGGCAGGCCGGGCGCAAGCGGCTTTTGTGGCCCAATGGTGCTGTGGCGCAGGTGTTTTCGGCGCATGACCCGGAAGGGCTGCGCGGGCCGCAGTTCGACGGTGCGTGGGTGGACGAGCTGGCCAAGTGGAAGCGTGGGCAGGACACGTGGGATATGCTGCAATTCGGGCTGAGGCTGGGCGAGAGCCCGCAGGTTTGTGTGACCACGACGCCGCGCAATGTGGGTATTCTGAAAACCTTGCTGGCGCTGCCGTCAACCGTGGTGACAAGCGCGCCGACGCAGGCCAATGCGGCGAATTTGGCAGCGTCGTTCCTTGACGAGGTGAAAGCACGCTATGCGGGCACGCGGTTGGGGCGGCAGGAGCTGGAGGGCGTGCTTCTGGAGGATGTGGAGGGCGCGCTTTGGACCTCGGCGGCGCTGGAGGCGCTCAGAGTTGAGGCGGCACCGGAACTGAGCCGGATCGTCGTGGCCGTTGACCCGCCGGTGACCGGGCACGCAGGATCGGACGAATGCGGGATCGTGGTGGTCGGGGCCGTTACCGAGGGGCCGGTGCAGGACTGGCGGGCTTACGTGCTGGCCGACAAGACGGTGCGCGCGGCCAGCCCGGCAACATGGGCGCGGGCGGCGATTACGGCAATGGAGCAGTTTGGTGCGGAGAAATTGGTGGCGGAGGTCAACCAAGGTGGCGATCTGGTGGAGAGTGTGATCCGGCAGGTGGACCCATTGGTGCCGTTGAAGAAGGTTCATGCCGCCAAGGGAAAGGCCGCACGGGCGGAGCCGGTGGCCGCCCTTTATGAGCAGGGCCGGGTGCGCCATCTGCGCGGGGCGTTGGGCGATCTGGAAGATCAGATGTGCAAGATGACCACGCAGGGTTTCGAGGGCAAGGGCAGCCCCGACCGGGTGGATGCGCTGGTCTGGGCGATGAGTGACCTGATGATTGAACCGGGCGCGAAATGGCGCCGCCCGAGGGTGCGCACGGTGTGA
- a CDS encoding DNA-3-methyladenine glycosylase 2 family protein, which yields MSGGRIIRGAACVGEGAAWLSAHDAGMARALDLIDEVPLRLRPDGFAPLLSAIMSQQVSVASARAIWGRMEAAGLVTPEAVAVAGEERLRAAGLSRQKIRYAQELARAGIDYVALRDMPDEAVIARLVEVPGIGVWTAEIYAMFSLGHADVFAPGDLALQEAARLLYGLDARPKPKAFREMAERWSPWRAVAARILWAYYRVAKDREGIT from the coding sequence GTGAGCGGCGGGCGGATCATTCGGGGGGCGGCATGTGTGGGCGAGGGCGCGGCGTGGCTGTCTGCGCATGACGCGGGCATGGCGCGGGCGCTGGACCTGATCGACGAGGTGCCGCTCAGGCTGCGCCCGGACGGGTTTGCCCCGCTTCTGAGCGCGATCATGAGCCAGCAGGTGAGCGTCGCCTCGGCGCGGGCGATCTGGGGGCGGATGGAGGCGGCGGGGCTGGTGACGCCGGAAGCTGTTGCGGTTGCGGGTGAGGAGAGGTTGCGCGCCGCCGGGTTGAGCCGCCAGAAAATCCGCTATGCGCAGGAATTGGCGCGCGCGGGCATTGATTATGTCGCGCTGCGCGACATGCCGGATGAGGCGGTGATTGCGCGGCTGGTGGAAGTGCCGGGCATCGGGGTCTGGACGGCGGAGATTTACGCGATGTTCAGCCTTGGCCATGCGGATGTGTTCGCGCCGGGTGATCTGGCGTTGCAGGAGGCGGCGCGGCTGCTTTATGGGCTGGACGCGCGGCCAAAGCCGAAAGCGTTCCGGGAAATGGCAGAACGCTGGAGCCCGTGGCGGGCGGTTGCCGCGCGCATCCTCTGGGCTTATTACCGGGTGGCCAAGGACAGGGAAGGAATTACATGA